From one Anopheles cruzii chromosome 3, idAnoCruzAS_RS32_06, whole genome shotgun sequence genomic stretch:
- the LOC128272601 gene encoding cuticle protein 8-like, whose amino-acid sequence MASMISLLAVGLMVIGACVDAQQYHLGSRRLQDRPNLLRSHADGDGYNRNDLYGNQQQQHQQQRYGERHQHHNLQDEQDRRGDYDHEDYSYGYAVRDEHSGDIKSQQEVRHGDRVRGQYRTLESDGTERIVDYTADDHRGFNAVVRHQPSVGTRAQLVHTLQPAVLLRNPTVGQLIASGQGQPLFNGNPNAARGPTASVLLHQ is encoded by the exons ATGGCCTCGATG ATCTCCCTGCTTGCCGTTGGGCTGATGGTGATCGGTGCGTGCGTCGACGCCCAGCAGTACCATCTGGGGTCCCGCCGACTCCAGGATCGCCCGAATCTGCTCCGCTCGCacgccgacggtgacggctACAACCGGAACGATCTCTAcggcaaccagcagcagcagcatcagcagcagcgatatGGCGAACGCCATCAGCACCACAACCTGCAGGACGAGCAGGACCGTCGCGGGGATTACGATCACGAGGACTACAGCTACGGGTATGCCGTGCGTGACGAGCACTCGGGCGACATCAAGAGCCAGCAGGAGGTGCGCCACGGCGACCGGGTTCGGGGCCAGTACCGGACGCTCGAGTCGGACGGCACTGAGCGGATCGTGGACTACACCGCTGACGATCACCGTGGCTTCAATGCGGTCGTCCGCCACCAGCCGTCGGTTGGTACGCGGGCCCAGCTGGTCCACACCCTGCAGCCGGCCGTGCTGCTGCGAAACCCGACCGTCGGCCAGCTGATCGCCAGCGGCCAGGGACAGCCACTGTTCAACGGCAACCCGAACGCCGCCCGAGGACCGACCGCTTCCGTGCTGCTGCACCAGTGA